In Buchnera aphidicola (Eriosoma grossulariae), a genomic segment contains:
- a CDS encoding inositol monophosphatase family protein — MHPMLNIAIRAVRKGGNFIVQKYDLQKNTICKDNNINNLENIIYISEKKIIETISKSYPHHAICTNKTILNKKFNEIQWIINPLDGITNFSKNIPHFCISIAVQIKNQTEISVIYDPIKNELFTAIKGKGAQINGYRMRCNNVSKLMFSTISINILNQHKSHNLYLQIMKILLIEKIHFRLSGSNTLDLAYVATGRLDCLFNMNFTPWSFYAGELQLKESGALICDFRGGCNYLQSGISLIGHSKFIRLVFDKIKNIKY, encoded by the coding sequence ATGCATCCAATGTTAAATATTGCTATACGTGCTGTAAGAAAAGGAGGTAATTTTATTGTTCAAAAATATGATTTACAAAAAAATACAATTTGCAAAGATAATAATATAAACAATCTTGAAAATATTATTTATATTTCTGAAAAAAAAATTATAGAAACTATCTCAAAATCTTATCCTCATCATGCAATTTGCACTAACAAAACTATATTAAACAAGAAATTCAATGAGATTCAATGGATTATTAATCCATTAGATGGTATAACTAATTTCAGCAAAAATATACCTCATTTTTGTATATCTATAGCTGTTCAAATAAAAAATCAAACAGAGATTTCTGTTATTTACGATCCTATTAAGAATGAATTATTCACCGCGATTAAAGGAAAAGGTGCTCAAATTAATGGTTATAGAATGAGATGTAACAATGTTTCTAAATTGATGTTTTCTACTATTTCTATCAATATTTTAAATCAACATAAATCACATAATTTATATTTGCAAATAATGAAAATTTTACTTATTGAAAAAATACATTTTCGATTGAGTGGTTCAAATACTCTTGATTTAGCTTATGTCGCAACTGGAAGATTAGATTGCTTATTTAATATGAATTTTACACCATGGAGTTTCTATGCTGGAGAATTACAATTAAAAGAATCTGGTGCTTTAATATGTGATTTTAGAGGTGGTTGTAATTATCTTCAATCCGGTATTTCTTTAATAGGACATTCTAAATTTATACGTTTAGTTTTTGATAAAATAAAAAACATTAAATATTAA
- the trpA gene encoding tryptophan synthase subunit alpha, which translates to MTLYKKLFYNLNLLKERAFIPFVVLGDPTINLSLKIIDILIQNGADALELGMPFSDPLADGPIIQRANFRALKNGMTTSKCFLMLQKIREKYTQIPIGLLLYSNLVLQNGIKNFYLRCQEIKIDSILLVDVPIEEHEMFIIESKKNKISPIFICPPNADSTLINKICNRSKSYIYLLSRSGITGMHNKNSISINQLIMDLKKQTSIPLIQGFGIYNDQQIKNIISSGVSGVICGSVFIKIIEKNYIDEQKLFNQLKLVLIKLKNATRKI; encoded by the coding sequence ATGACACTTTATAAAAAATTATTCTATAATTTAAATTTACTTAAAGAAAGAGCATTCATACCATTTGTAGTACTTGGAGATCCAACAATTAATCTTTCATTAAAGATAATTGATATATTAATTCAAAATGGTGCAGACGCTTTAGAATTAGGAATGCCATTTTCAGATCCATTAGCGGATGGTCCTATTATACAACGTGCCAATTTTCGTGCTTTAAAAAATGGTATGACAACATCAAAATGTTTTTTAATGTTACAAAAAATCAGAGAAAAATATACTCAAATACCCATTGGATTACTACTATATTCAAATTTAGTATTACAAAATGGTATAAAAAATTTTTACTTAAGATGTCAAGAAATTAAAATTGATTCAATATTATTAGTTGATGTTCCTATTGAAGAACATGAAATGTTTATAATTGAATCAAAAAAAAACAAAATTAGTCCAATTTTTATTTGTCCTCCTAATGCTGATTCTACATTAATTAATAAAATTTGTAATCGTTCCAAAAGTTATATATATTTATTATCTCGTTCTGGTATTACTGGAATGCATAACAAAAATTCTATTTCAATTAATCAATTAATTATGGATTTAAAAAAACAAACATCAATACCATTAATACAAGGATTTGGAATTTATAATGATCAACAAATAAAAAATATAATTTCATCTGGAGTGTCAGGAGTTATTTGCGGATCTGTTTTTATCAAAATTATAGAAAAAAATTATATTGATGAACAAAAATTATTTAATCAATTAAAATTAGTATTAATTAAATTAAAGAATGCTACTAGAAAAATATAA
- the cysB gene encoding HTH-type transcriptional regulator CysB, translated as MKLQQLRYIVEVVNHNLNVSSTAVGLYTSQPGISKQVRMLEDELGVQIFMRSGKHLTNVTSTGEEIIRIARDILSKIESIKSIAAEHTCPDKGSLYIATTHTQARYALPNIIKNFMKKYPKVSLHVHQGSPKQIADSVARGNVNFAIATESFHLYEELLMLPCYYWNRSIIVPLKHELANKKYITIEDLSKYPLVTYTFGFTSRSELDQAFNKAGLTPHIVFTATDADVIKTYVRLGLGVGIIASMAIDKKLDIDLFQLSVNNIFSNSTTKIGFRRTIFLRSYMYDFIRKFANHLTRDLVDYALSLRSNKEIDEIFQKISLPIK; from the coding sequence ATGAAATTACAGCAACTTCGTTATATTGTAGAAGTAGTAAATCATAATTTAAATGTATCTTCTACTGCAGTAGGATTGTATACTTCACAACCTGGTATTAGCAAACAAGTAAGAATGTTAGAAGATGAATTAGGAGTGCAAATTTTTATGCGTAGTGGTAAACATTTAACTAATGTAACAAGTACTGGTGAAGAAATTATCCGAATTGCTAGAGACATTTTATCCAAAATTGAATCTATTAAATCAATTGCAGCAGAACATACATGCCCAGATAAAGGATCTTTATATATAGCGACAACACATACTCAAGCTAGATATGCATTACCTAATATTATAAAAAACTTTATGAAAAAATATCCTAAAGTATCTTTGCATGTTCATCAAGGTTCACCAAAACAAATAGCTGATTCTGTCGCCAGGGGTAATGTTAATTTTGCTATAGCTACTGAATCTTTTCATTTATATGAAGAGTTATTAATGTTGCCATGTTATTATTGGAATAGATCTATTATAGTTCCTTTAAAACATGAATTAGCTAATAAAAAATACATTACTATTGAAGATTTATCTAAATATCCACTAGTAACTTATACATTTGGATTTACCAGTAGATCAGAATTAGATCAAGCATTTAATAAAGCTGGTTTAACACCTCACATAGTATTTACAGCTACAGATGCAGATGTAATAAAAACTTATGTCAGATTAGGATTAGGAGTTGGTATTATAGCTAGTATGGCTATTGATAAAAAATTAGATATAGATTTATTTCAATTATCAGTTAATAATATTTTTTCTAACAGTACGACTAAAATTGGTTTTAGAAGAACTATTTTTTTAAGAAGTTATATGTATGATTTCATTCGAAAATTTGCTAATCATTTAACTCGGGATTTAGTAGATTATGCATTATCGCTTCGTTCTAATAAAGAAATTGATGAAATATTTCAAAAAATATCATTACCCATTAAGTAA
- the trpCF gene encoding bifunctional indole-3-glycerol-phosphate synthase TrpC/phosphoribosylanthranilate isomerase TrpF: MKKTFLQKIIINKKIWLDKKKVEEPLLSFKNKITVTNKDFYLALKKNKPAFIFECKKYSPSLGLLNKKFNIKQIANTYKHYASVVSILTDQHYFHGDFQNITQCRSILHQPILCKDFFIDPYQIYLARYYQADAIILMLSVLSDQQYVILSEIAQSMKMGILTEVNNQNEVDRAIYLKAKVIGINNRNLHDLTINLDYTRKLAISIPKNITIISESGISNYNQVRELSDLVNGFLIGSSLMLSNNLEESIKSIMVGKNKICGLTRLQDAQTAEYYGAIYGGLIFFKNSTRYIHDKIAKKIVEQVKLKYIGVFCNEPIININYKINDLQLYGIQLHGSENQEYINNLLKIIPKNTQIWKAFYIDKNIPQYNWKNVNYYLFDNKNGGGTGKTFDWSLLKNSCLKKVLLAGGLNEQNCFNASKIGCVGLDFNSGVEKKPGVKDKEKIKNIFHILRYYK; encoded by the coding sequence ATGAAAAAAACTTTTTTACAAAAAATCATAATAAATAAAAAAATATGGTTAGATAAAAAAAAAGTTGAAGAACCATTGTTGTCTTTTAAAAATAAAATAACAGTTACAAATAAAGATTTTTATCTTGCTTTAAAAAAAAATAAACCTGCATTTATTTTTGAATGTAAAAAATACTCTCCATCTCTTGGTTTACTTAATAAAAAATTTAATATAAAACAAATAGCTAATACATACAAGCATTATGCTTCTGTTGTTTCAATTTTAACAGATCAACATTATTTTCATGGTGATTTTCAAAATATTACTCAATGTAGATCAATTTTACATCAACCAATATTATGTAAAGATTTTTTTATCGATCCATATCAAATATATTTAGCTCGTTATTATCAAGCAGATGCAATTATATTAATGTTATCAGTATTATCAGATCAACAATATGTAATATTGTCTGAGATTGCTCAAAGCATGAAAATGGGAATCTTAACTGAAGTCAATAATCAAAATGAAGTAGACCGTGCTATTTATTTAAAAGCTAAAGTTATAGGAATCAACAATCGTAATTTGCATGATCTAACAATTAATTTAGATTATACTCGAAAATTAGCAATATCAATTCCAAAAAATATTACTATTATTTCTGAATCCGGAATATCAAACTATAATCAAGTCAGAGAATTAAGTGATTTAGTTAATGGATTCTTAATTGGTTCTTCTTTAATGTTGTCTAATAATTTAGAAGAATCTATTAAAAGTATTATGGTAGGGAAAAATAAAATTTGCGGATTAACTAGATTACAAGATGCCCAAACAGCTGAATATTATGGTGCTATTTATGGTGGTTTAATTTTTTTTAAAAATTCAACTAGATATATTCATGACAAAATTGCAAAAAAAATTGTAGAACAAGTAAAATTAAAATATATTGGTGTCTTTTGTAATGAACCTATTATTAATATTAATTATAAAATCAATGATTTACAATTGTATGGTATTCAACTACATGGTAGTGAAAATCAAGAATACATAAATAATTTATTAAAAATCATTCCAAAAAATACTCAAATTTGGAAAGCTTTTTATATTGACAAAAACATACCTCAATACAATTGGAAAAATGTTAATTATTATCTATTTGATAATAAAAATGGAGGAGGAACAGGTAAAACATTTGATTGGTCATTATTAAAAAATTCTTGTTTAAAAAAAGTTTTACTAGCTGGTGGGTTAAATGAACAAAATTGTTTTAATGCATCTAAAATCGGTTGTGTTGGGCTAGATTTTAACTCTGGTGTAGAAAAAAAACCTGGTGTGAAAGACAAAGAAAAAATTAAAAATATTTTTCATATACTTCGTTATTATAAATAA
- the trpB gene encoding tryptophan synthase subunit beta gives MTILNAYFGEFGGMYVPQILVIPLKKLEEEFVKALNDVEFNKLLSNLLINYAGRPTALTLCKNLTQGTQTKIYLKREDLLHGGAHKTNQVIGQALLAIRMKKKTIIAETGAGQHGVATAMICSLLGLKCRIYMGEKDIIRQSQNVFRMKLLGATVISVNNGSCSLKDACNEALRDWSENYDSTYYMLGTAAGPHPYPTIVREFQKIIGIETKKQILKQEGILPNIVLACVGGGSNAIGIFNEFLNDESVKLIGVEPGGLGLNTQKHGATLCKGKTGIYFGMKSKLLQNDEGQIKESWSISAGLDFPSVGPQHAWLQKTGRVSYVTVNDHEALSSFQLLCKKEGIIPALESSHALSYALKIMNQNHDKKQILIVNLSGRGDKDILTVKNILDNNKEIFYDTL, from the coding sequence ATGACTATATTAAATGCTTATTTTGGTGAATTTGGTGGGATGTATGTTCCTCAAATTTTAGTAATCCCGCTTAAAAAATTAGAAGAAGAATTTGTTAAAGCATTAAATGATGTTGAATTTAATAAATTGTTATCTAATTTATTAATTAATTATGCCGGTAGACCAACAGCTTTAACTTTATGTAAAAATTTAACACAAGGCACTCAAACTAAAATTTATTTAAAAAGAGAAGATTTACTACATGGAGGAGCACATAAAACTAATCAAGTTATTGGACAAGCATTATTAGCAATAAGAATGAAAAAAAAAACAATTATAGCAGAAACAGGAGCTGGTCAACATGGTGTTGCCACTGCAATGATTTGTTCATTATTAGGTCTTAAATGTCGAATTTATATGGGAGAAAAAGATATTATAAGACAATCACAAAATGTTTTTAGAATGAAATTATTAGGAGCGACAGTTATTTCTGTAAATAATGGATCATGTAGTCTAAAAGATGCCTGTAACGAAGCTTTAAGAGATTGGTCTGAAAATTATGATTCTACATATTATATGTTGGGTACTGCAGCCGGACCTCATCCATATCCTACTATAGTAAGAGAATTTCAAAAAATTATTGGTATCGAAACAAAAAAACAAATTTTAAAACAAGAAGGTATATTACCAAATATAGTTTTAGCTTGCGTTGGAGGAGGATCTAATGCAATTGGTATTTTTAATGAATTTTTAAATGATGAATCTGTAAAGCTAATTGGAGTAGAACCAGGTGGATTAGGATTAAATACTCAAAAACATGGGGCTACTTTATGTAAAGGGAAAACTGGTATATATTTTGGAATGAAATCTAAACTATTACAAAATGATGAAGGTCAAATTAAAGAATCCTGGTCTATATCAGCAGGATTAGATTTTCCATCAGTAGGCCCTCAACATGCATGGTTGCAAAAAACTGGACGAGTATCTTATGTAACCGTGAATGATCATGAAGCATTATCTAGTTTTCAACTACTTTGTAAAAAAGAGGGTATTATACCTGCTTTAGAATCATCTCATGCATTATCATATGCATTAAAAATCATGAATCAAAATCATGATAAAAAACAAATTTTGATTGTGAATTTATCTGGTAGGGGGGATAAGGACATTCTTACAGTAAAAAATATTTTAGACAATAATAAGGAAATATTTTATGACACTTTATAA
- the topA gene encoding type I DNA topoisomerase, with amino-acid sequence MNKNLVIVESPVKAKTISQYLGKNYIVKSSFGHIRDLPIKNNIYQNKNKKINTINKKKSCIGFQKENFLNKIGIDPYNNWKTKYIILKDKKKIISEIKTISKIANYIYLATDLDREGESIAWHLKEIIGGDQSKFRRVIFNEITKNAIKYAFKNYSSINMNKVYAQQARRFMDRIVGYMVSPLLWKKISRNLSAGRVQSVVVRIIVDKEHSIKNFSPKEYWKMYVSFKMLDNEPLVLPVTHFKNNLFIPKSHQETQLASNQIKLSSCIVENKDEKIIYIKSNPPFITSTLQQTASNILGFSVKKTMIIAQKLYENGYITYMRTDSVMVSQNAIDMVRKYIEKNYDDCYLPKIPNFFIKNNHSQESHEAIRPVNIFQCSDDLYNLSSDEKKIYKLIWSQFLASQMTESQYQLQTLTIRAHNFQLHKKIKKIFFDGWTKIIKKTDFKKSNNLFFNFSIGDKLNIQSIDYQQCFSKPPIRFNESSLIKELEKKGIGRPSTYSLIMSTIQNRGYVCLKQNKFYAKKIGEIVTKRLINSFQELMNYDFTANMESQLDQIAHDQLSWITVLDNFFCNFYQNFKESEKNPENGGMKPNFIVNTSIKCKNCQDSMVIRTAKTGVFLSCSNYSNFSKEKCKYTINLIPEYDFLNMIQSSCNDNEKNNIYKNCKICHVSTDKYLMDEKHKLHICDNYPDCNYYKIEKGFFPMQDYMGQMVKCEICHSQMCFKVGKFGKFLLCSKDNCNNTRKILNNGKINVPKIIPIPLPELICKKSDAFFVIRNGISGIFLAANTFPVSRETRTPYIEELVRFKYLLPPEILYLTSAPVQDNEGNKTILRFDKNKKVQYIGSKKNGRYTLWRAFFKNNEWTVLNE; translated from the coding sequence ATGAATAAAAATTTAGTAATAGTTGAATCTCCAGTAAAAGCAAAAACTATTAGTCAATATTTAGGTAAAAATTATATTGTTAAATCAAGTTTTGGACATATAAGAGATTTACCAATAAAAAATAATATTTATCAAAATAAAAATAAAAAGATAAATACTATAAATAAAAAAAAATCTTGTATTGGATTCCAAAAAGAAAATTTTTTAAATAAAATTGGAATTGATCCTTATAATAATTGGAAAACAAAATATATAATATTAAAAGACAAAAAAAAAATTATTTCTGAAATTAAAACTATTTCTAAAATAGCTAATTATATTTATTTAGCTACCGATCTTGATCGAGAAGGAGAATCCATAGCGTGGCATTTAAAAGAAATTATCGGAGGTGATCAATCTAAATTTCGTCGTGTAATTTTTAATGAAATTACTAAAAATGCTATTAAATATGCTTTTAAAAATTATTCTAGTATTAACATGAATAAAGTATATGCTCAACAAGCTCGTCGATTTATGGATAGAATTGTAGGTTATATGGTATCTCCCTTATTATGGAAAAAAATTTCTAGAAATCTTTCCGCTGGACGAGTTCAATCAGTAGTAGTGCGTATTATTGTTGATAAAGAACACTCTATTAAAAATTTTTCTCCAAAAGAATATTGGAAAATGTATGTTTCTTTTAAAATGTTAGATAATGAACCATTAGTTTTACCAGTCACTCATTTTAAAAATAATTTATTTATTCCTAAAAGTCATCAAGAAACACAATTAGCAAGTAATCAAATCAAATTGTCTTCTTGTATAGTTGAAAATAAAGATGAAAAAATAATTTATATAAAATCTAATCCACCATTTATTACTTCTACTTTACAGCAAACAGCTAGTAATATATTAGGGTTTTCAGTAAAAAAAACAATGATTATAGCTCAAAAATTATATGAAAATGGATATATTACTTATATGAGAACTGATTCTGTTATGGTTAGTCAAAATGCTATTGACATGGTTAGAAAATATATTGAAAAAAATTATGATGATTGTTATTTGCCAAAAATTCCAAATTTCTTTATAAAAAACAATCATTCACAGGAATCTCATGAAGCAATACGTCCAGTAAATATATTTCAATGTAGTGATGATTTATATAATTTATCTTCAGATGAAAAAAAAATATATAAATTAATTTGGTCTCAATTTTTAGCTTCTCAAATGACTGAATCTCAATATCAATTACAAACATTAACTATTCGAGCTCATAATTTTCAATTACATAAAAAAATAAAAAAAATATTTTTTGATGGTTGGACTAAAATAATAAAAAAAACAGATTTTAAAAAATCTAATAATTTATTTTTTAACTTTTCTATTGGAGACAAATTAAATATACAATCTATAGATTATCAACAATGTTTTTCTAAACCGCCTATTAGATTTAATGAATCTTCTTTGATTAAAGAATTAGAAAAAAAAGGAATAGGAAGACCATCAACATATTCTTTAATTATGTCTACTATACAAAATCGTGGATATGTTTGTTTAAAACAAAATAAATTTTATGCTAAAAAAATTGGTGAAATAGTTACTAAACGTTTAATAAATTCATTTCAAGAATTAATGAATTATGATTTTACAGCAAATATGGAATCTCAATTAGATCAAATAGCTCATGATCAATTATCATGGATCACTGTGTTAGATAATTTTTTTTGTAATTTTTATCAAAATTTTAAAGAATCAGAAAAAAATCCAGAAAATGGAGGAATGAAACCAAATTTTATTGTAAATACCTCTATAAAATGTAAAAATTGTCAAGATAGTATGGTTATACGTACAGCAAAAACAGGTGTTTTTTTGTCTTGTTCAAATTATTCTAATTTTTCTAAAGAAAAATGTAAATATACTATTAATTTAATTCCGGAATATGATTTTTTAAATATGATACAATCATCTTGTAATGATAATGAAAAAAATAATATTTATAAAAATTGTAAGATATGTCACGTTTCAACTGATAAATATTTGATGGATGAAAAACATAAATTACATATCTGTGATAATTATCCTGATTGTAATTATTATAAAATAGAAAAAGGTTTTTTCCCTATGCAAGATTATATGGGGCAAATGGTGAAATGTGAAATATGTCATTCTCAAATGTGTTTTAAAGTAGGTAAATTTGGAAAATTTTTATTATGTTCTAAAGATAATTGTAATAATACTAGAAAAATTTTAAACAACGGAAAAATCAATGTGCCTAAAATTATTCCAATACCATTACCTGAGTTAATTTGTAAAAAATCAGATGCTTTTTTTGTTATAAGAAACGGAATTTCAGGAATATTTCTTGCCGCAAACACTTTTCCAGTTTCTCGTGAAACTAGAACACCATATATAGAAGAACTAGTACGTTTTAAATATTTATTGCCTCCAGAAATTTTGTATTTAACTAGTGCACCTGTACAGGATAATGAAGGAAACAAGACTATTTTAAGATTTGATAAAAATAAAAAAGTTCAATATATTGGTTCAAAAAAAAATGGTAGATATACTTTATGGAGAGCTTTTTTTAAAAATAATGAATGGACAGTATTAAATGAATGA
- a CDS encoding DMT family transporter, translating into MNKVMICILFLIVSITWGTTWIAMKIALMTIPPLFVTSVRFLITALILMLIGLLTGKPLLFPPGKKKFQLIMCIFYFLLPFTLMLYGGAHVSSSLASIIFSTMPVLIFLFSYLIMKEKICIIKVVGLIISLSSLLMILLSQINVSSINQLKGIIALLLALISHALIYSKSKKEFSSLSIFTLNTLPSFFSGIILLLFSIIFEKPNLIHFSKESMFAILYLGNISGVFGILAYFYLQTKISIFKASIIFLIFPFISIFLEYIFFGSVVSMNILFMFIILVLGILLTLLPCKCQKKKI; encoded by the coding sequence ATCAATAAAGTCATGATCTGTATTTTATTTTTAATTGTATCTATTACTTGGGGGACTACTTGGATTGCTATGAAAATAGCATTAATGACTATTCCTCCTTTATTTGTCACGTCAGTAAGATTTTTAATTACTGCTTTGATCTTGATGTTAATAGGATTATTAACAGGAAAACCACTCTTATTTCCTCCTGGTAAAAAAAAATTTCAATTAATAATGTGTATATTTTATTTTTTATTACCATTTACTCTTATGTTATATGGCGGTGCACATGTTAGTTCATCATTAGCATCAATCATTTTTTCAACTATGCCAGTTTTAATATTTTTATTTTCATACTTAATTATGAAAGAAAAAATTTGTATAATTAAAGTAGTTGGTTTAATTATATCTTTATCGTCATTATTAATGATATTATTAAGTCAAATAAATGTTAGTTCTATAAATCAATTGAAAGGAATAATAGCATTATTATTAGCTTTAATTAGTCATGCTTTAATTTATTCTAAATCTAAAAAAGAATTTTCTAGTTTATCTATTTTTACTTTAAATACTTTACCATCTTTTTTTTCAGGAATAATATTATTATTGTTTTCTATAATATTTGAAAAACCAAATTTAATACATTTTTCTAAAGAATCTATGTTTGCTATATTGTATTTAGGTAATATTTCTGGAGTTTTTGGTATATTAGCATATTTTTATCTTCAAACAAAAATTAGTATTTTTAAAGCATCAATTATATTTCTTATTTTTCCTTTTATTTCTATTTTTTTAGAATATATTTTTTTTGGTTCTGTAGTTTCTATGAATATTCTTTTTATGTTTATTATATTAGTCTTAGGTATTTTGTTAACTTTGTTGCCTTGCAAATGTCAAAAAAAAAAAATATAG
- a CDS encoding pseudouridine synthase produces MTEKIQKILANLGLGSRRKIEQVIISGMLFINGLKVNIGDRFILEKIKTIYFHKKFYYFKKKLKKKIRMLIYNKPVGEICTNYDINNRDTVFKSLPLLTNQKWISIGRLDLNTSGILLFTNCGNLAHTLMHPSSNLEREYKVRVFSLNNSESKINLLKQGRILKDGFAKFNIIKYESGKGKNKWFTVTLLEGRNREVRRLWQSVNCSVSKLIRIRYGNIVLPPDLKLGHWKELKYLDIHNLIKISSKKKYL; encoded by the coding sequence ATGACAGAAAAAATACAAAAGATTTTAGCAAATTTAGGATTGGGTTCAAGAAGAAAAATAGAACAAGTAATTATTTCAGGAATGTTGTTCATCAATGGTCTTAAAGTCAATATTGGAGATCGATTTATATTAGAAAAAATAAAAACTATATATTTTCATAAAAAATTTTATTATTTTAAAAAAAAACTAAAAAAAAAAATTCGAATGTTAATTTATAATAAACCAGTTGGAGAAATTTGCACTAATTATGATATAAATAATCGAGATACTGTATTTAAATCGTTACCATTATTAACTAATCAAAAATGGATTAGTATTGGCAGATTAGATTTAAATACTAGTGGTATTTTATTATTTACTAATTGTGGTAATTTAGCACATACTTTAATGCATCCTAGTTCTAATTTAGAAAGAGAATATAAAGTTCGTGTTTTTAGTTTAAATAATAGTGAATCTAAAATAAATTTGTTAAAACAAGGAAGAATATTAAAAGATGGTTTTGCAAAATTTAATATTATTAAATATGAAAGTGGAAAAGGAAAAAATAAGTGGTTTACAGTAACATTACTGGAAGGTAGAAATAGGGAAGTAAGACGGTTATGGCAATCTGTTAATTGTTCTGTAAGTAAATTAATAAGAATTCGTTATGGTAATATTGTTTTACCTCCAGATTTAAAATTAGGACATTGGAAAGAATTAAAATATCTTGATATTCATAATCTTATCAAAATTAGTTCTAAAAAAAAATATTTATAA
- the sohB gene encoding protease SohB gives MNFLCNYFLFISKFFTIIILTITTCFFIANIISKKRSNNGKIKITILDKDFEDIKNNILLSTMSTIEKKIWYKLKKKKIKNKIHQAKIAGLNNLNINKPKLYILDFKGSTDAHEVSNLRKEISAIISVAQKNDEVLLRLESSGGIVHGYGLAASQLQRLKNRNIYLTIVVDKIAASGGYMMACVADHLVAAPFSIIGSIGVVSQLPNFNRFLKKNDIDFELHTSGSHKRNLTIFGKNNEEGRKNLCDQLKIIHTLFKTFVKDMRPNLDIDSVSNGEYWFGSVALKKGLIDDINTSDDIIFSKKNRFCLIHIQYLKKKNFLSFLLKNVLNNLINIIRIFI, from the coding sequence ATGAATTTTTTGTGTAATTATTTTTTGTTTATATCAAAATTTTTTACTATCATAATATTAACGATAACTACTTGTTTCTTCATCGCTAATATTATTTCAAAAAAAAGAAGTAACAATGGTAAAATAAAAATTACTATTTTAGATAAAGATTTTGAAGATATAAAAAATAATATTTTATTATCAACAATGTCTACTATAGAAAAAAAAATCTGGTATAAATTAAAAAAAAAAAAAATAAAGAATAAAATACATCAAGCAAAAATAGCAGGATTAAATAACTTAAACATTAACAAACCAAAATTATATATTTTAGATTTTAAAGGTAGCACAGATGCTCATGAAGTATCAAATTTAAGAAAAGAAATTTCAGCTATTATTTCTGTCGCTCAAAAAAATGATGAGGTTTTATTAAGATTAGAAAGCTCAGGTGGAATAGTTCATGGTTATGGTTTAGCAGCTTCACAATTACAAAGACTGAAAAATCGAAATATTTATTTAACTATTGTAGTAGATAAAATAGCTGCTAGTGGTGGATATATGATGGCATGTGTTGCTGATCATCTGGTAGCTGCTCCATTTTCTATTATTGGATCAATAGGAGTAGTATCTCAATTACCAAACTTTAATAGATTTTTAAAGAAAAATGATATTGATTTTGAATTACATACTTCAGGATCTCATAAAAGAAATTTGACGATATTTGGTAAAAATAATGAAGAGGGAAGAAAAAATTTATGTGATCAATTAAAAATAATACATACGTTATTTAAAACTTTTGTAAAAGATATGAGACCAAATTTAGATATAGATTCTGTTTCTAATGGAGAATATTGGTTTGGTTCAGTGGCTTTAAAAAAAGGTTTAATTGATGATATTAATACTAGTGATGATATTATTTTTTCTAAAAAAAATCGTTTTTGCCTAATTCATATACAATATTTAAAAAAAAAAAATTTTTTAAGTTTTTTATTAAAAAATGTATTAAATAATTTAATAAATATCATAAGAATTTTTATATAA